One segment of Anopheles stephensi strain Indian chromosome 3, UCI_ANSTEP_V1.0, whole genome shotgun sequence DNA contains the following:
- the LOC118513600 gene encoding uncharacterized protein LOC118513600 isoform X11: MGQDSGTAVKIGPKFKAKTSSLGVWSPFNRSTEVLTKEELAERTQNKSSASQQQQPAVWTPRSAPPSPLSERREFRRIGFETPPPTQRTSTPTPANAASVVTPPWNQPGYNPPLAVSEQPKPISGQSSGVTGPNAIRPTPIATTPPPPPPGQGGYQVRFPRSTNSQEPTINSLLKSKDGKTATINGSATSESLKKGSTITASTIRTSSSLTKLDNVVDTSYASSQPPPIRPKPEPSSATLHARSDSQERKMQQSAPKVEGIGPISREGMPLTLRSEIDEGNRDKWYKQMYQTLHKTHDDDDYVTVRYKTRRGYPYKSTGYQSEPEANYDSDYTIKYSTLDRRRTPVGLSPTSYNKFSTQQSAPTTPQPYHHQQSVKSGHSAYKNQPGRIEDYTPGRSSISEKESKEWWDEVMDIFNGQLEHQKLTTSKTYTEGNLSRALKEQGYESDSTLVFRKREPTASAALSPVEQKQHYKTMQAGGEIPLQGFRKPAPERPKDRNEEAIESDLVVEIKENNCDSNSNIAYAGDSNTIACYPITNIHRPLDMFGSFPKESRTFVPPVPPSRKSSRSNSTLKIMAQVKTNTFNRRTMLERTTTTTTSAANPHKFRSKSAGPLLFGGGATSSSSIMSMSASMMKEEKNQENNTRVASKRSTVAAYRAGSSSPTGQARKPSQSPVAFGRGISKERTFAEEKKRIEEKLPKIVSVSTSILRNPELKSPNEVKKALRSSYLPIVGKVETAEGSSLKRFSSSGTYRSASSIYSSDKSLNRVLSPASNHKKEEKSFKVSIATAPSSKGKDTSLQKRSLNRKSNTGRAPTITIKTSFQKASKAFGLKTTSSSNQSLARSCSTYSIDSTASKSRRSRISYAPSASNTLATTRNYRQTPQRVVVGSSFDRGIKTLKTKSPAVGIQQSAYSQSIVQQKENLRSDAFFQKLFLQTSSPNFDTDEKPPTSVLEKAHHWNKLTCRSEPSLKQSNYYLTQAKPVSSSKFKTKDNHDSAKVATEYQTVRQVGPDVIEQVHRFESMMKLTEDQPEDQQNQFGYVRGRRMEIDFSFHERSRSEPPAQTMTTTTTTTTSTTIQEELIGTDSPRTIVGRRCQIAQRTSRSPSCRRIQYLKGKEGQVKKIIRARSLSGNAGQRERGAKSKDELVRSHSLNLSQEPLVSRSRFRDLNNFYNSLERLGQLERVTSSSSNDLRPSRRTREEEIIDYDLWKRVRDQEKAERELNQLKSKLKQDQREKDLFFLPRDPEDVRWRSDQDTGLRNREKSVEDLKCILNEQALNFEDAKLRDLENRKDYYKPLWRGSSVIDVASHLEEKYSTTGEKRDEPQSLDIISSNLLSTLSFEQMKKLKNQLSEIYSTGTQKDPTTVCRATAQVHQQEEYVINVPERVSRLETLLKVRSHSVLTQDKINESHLRTQVTAFGKKSSDKSDRVLPKKFESNSLPSKAVDREALSRTLCQELKDKILEKHHTLPSIGKKKKHARPTILTTETSHFLSLDSNLKKASDTKPAPQPSRDVARKEREKEFEVIVRNEPSKSYCDTESISSETSNKTVIFRSQSMAQAVDVPPVEDIKTKIKYFEEKQAIDETPTVTIYHAREDSSLSENESGPQRDDEHGKTIAAKGTCSSMITLSQSFTDLKDLFGEKRSVSCSTYTASTSQDSKRSSARKLSPKRFTLRSRSTTPDYATCIQTGEVKKIKDKFESLDVNIWRQSAATSASPERQYQSDSELGRHPSGEDEKKTNDGTGMRQCKAATGSTIVRHHESGDVSRITHKYEAQSERARTRKSRKERVISPIPKNPFRKDDRFMPHINVISKTASLKREIKPTRTSNTHQPAAAAKQQPAAVLQSAQLPNVSAGSNRRSASSGSEEFEKLKSKFESGEQLSLLGKMYTSVPDIRELKDISGYLSGAWIAHQFPRPTDNARSLAAPDQSPPGRQIVRKGSAPSPDRFHRHHSFRFHTHQPETLRMHSSPSPRQSSDSKTRHKRNGSDGVDGFLKQFYTPDGGDTPYHDQKDSWEKSRSRRRLEVEALWRKIQAMTGNTPTAGTDVPVDKPSVTFEESPRRYIESDVNIHYKTPIRFEYKEPIPDDELAHRQAEHMRRVYQEERRRKYMHELEDLHSRRHMDNILPSQKSPIPLNRYDDFAADLSPKPQIVQQPKTIARALYNFQGQSIRELSFRKGDIIYLRRQIDKNWYEGEHNATVGLLPANYIEIISRDNFNVRPLPKKPSREGKARAKFNFTAQTAVELSLLKGELVTLTRRVDDNWFEGKIGSKKGIFPVSYVEILTDIDGEESYDIEPIVSRPQSALGVTSQSSHALTTHYDNSHTNGRISPGVVRETKTIQKTEVLHVDTSNEPISYRALYNYKPQNTDELELLEGDVVYVLEKCDDGWYVGTSARTGCFGTFPGNYVSKM; the protein is encoded by the exons ATGGGTCAGG ACAGTGGAACAGCGGTTAAAATTGGACCTAAGTTTAAGGCCAAAACTTCTAGTTTAG GAGTATGGTCACCCTTTAATCGCTCCACAGAAGTCCTTACCAAAGAAGAACTTGCCGAGcgaacacaaaacaaatccagcgcatcacaacagcaacagcctGCCGTGTGGACACCGCGAAGCGCCCCACCATCACCCTTATCCGAACGGCGCGAATTCCGTCGGATTGGATTCGAAACGCCACCACCAACCCAAAGAACGTCAACTCCAACTCCTGCCAACGCAGCGTCAGTGGTAACGCCTCCTTGGAATCAGCCAGGCTACAATCCGCCTCTGGCAGTGTCAGAACAGCCGAAGCCGATCTCCGGTCAAAGTTCTGGAGTAACTGGACCCAACGCCATCAGGCCAACGCCGAtagcaacaacaccaccaccaccaccacctggaCAGGGAGGGTATCAAGTACGCTTTCCAAGATCTACCAACTCACAAGAACCAACGATCAATTCTCTACTGAAATCTAAAG ATGGAAAGACAGCGACCATAAATGGTTCGGCGACGTCGGAGAGTCTGAAAAAGGGCTCAACGATAACTGCCAGTACGATACGCACTTCATCGTCTTTGACCAAGCTCGATAACGTGGTCGATACCAGCTATGCCAGCAGTCAACCTCCACCAATAA GACCTAAGCCAGAGCCATCGAGTGCCACTTTACATGCGAGAAGTGACTCACAGGAACGCAAAATGCAACAGTCAGCACCGAAGGTCGAAGGAATCGGGCCTATTTCCCGAGAAGGAATGCCACTCACGTTACGATCT GAGATTGACGAAGGAAACCGCGACAAGTGGTACAAGCAAATGTACCAAACActccacaaaacacacgatGATG ACGATTACGTTACCGTTCGATACAAAACTCGCAGAG GATACCCGTACAAATCGACTGGCTATCAGTCGGAGCCGGAAGCGAACTACGACTCGGACTACACTATCAAGTATAGCACCCTTGACCGAAGACGCACTCCTGTTGGCTTGAGTCCCACCAGCTACAACAA attcagcacgcagcaaaGCGCACCTACAACACCGCAACCGTACCACCATCAGCAGTCGGTCAAATCGGGCCATTCGGCGTACAAAAACCAACCGGGAAGAATCGAAGATTACACACCGGGACGTTCGTCGATCTCGGAAAAAGAATCTAAAGAG TGGTGGGATGAAGTAATGGACATTTTTAACGGG CAACTGGAACATCAGAAGCTTACCACTAGCAAGACGTACACCGAGGGAAATTTGTCCAG AGCCCTTAAGGAGCAGGGATACGAAAGTGATTCGACGCTAGTTTTTCGAAAACGGGAACCGACAGCCAGTGCAGCGCTAAGTCCGGTCGAGCAAAAGCAGCACTACAAAACCATGCAAGCTGGAGGCGAGATTCCACTGCAAGGTTTCCGTAAACCTGCCCCAGAAAGGCCAAAAG ATCGTAACGAAGAAGCAATCGAATCGGACTTGGTGGTGGAAATTAAGGAAAACAATTGCGACAGCAACTCCAACATCGCCTATGCAGGCGACAGTAACACTATCGCTTGCTATCCGATCACCAACATCCATCGACCGCTGGACATGTTCGGATCGTTTCCCAAGGAGTCGCGAACGTTCGTACCGCCGGTACCGCCAAGCCGAAAATCTTCGCGCAGCAACTCAACGCTGAAGATCATGGCCCAGGTGAAAACCAACACGTTCAATAGACGTACGATGTTGGAGCGtacgacaacaacaaccacttCGGCCGCTAATCCTCACAAGTTCCGCTCGAAGTCTGCCGGACCACTGCTGTTCGGCGGAGGCGCCACGTCAAGCTCCTCGATCATGTCCATGTCCGCGTCGATGatgaaggaagagaaaaatcaGGAAAACAATACACGTGTCGCTTCTAAACGCTCCACGGTGGCGGCTTACCGTGCAGGCTCGAGCAGTCCCACCGGACAGGCACGCAAACCGAGCCAAAGTCCGGTGGCATTCGGTCGGGGCATCTCGAAGGAACGTACGTTTGCCGAAGAAAAGAAGCGCATCGAGGAGAAGCTGCCCAAGATTGTGTCCGTGTCAACGAGCATTTTACGCAACCCGGAGCTTAAGTCTCCGAACGAAGTGAAAAAGGCGCTCCGGAGTTCGTACCTTCCAATCGTGGGAAAGGTGGAAACCGCGGAAGGATCATCGTTGAAGCGTTTCTCCTCCAGTGGAACATATCGAAGTGCGTCCAGCATTTACTCGTCTGATAAGAGCCTGAACAGAGTGCTATCGCCCGCGTCGAACCataagaaggaagaaaagtcCTTCAAGGTTTCCATCGCAACAGCGCCGTCTTCTAAGGGCAAGGACACTTCGCTGCAAAAAAGATCTCTCAATCGGAAATCAAACACCGGCCGTGCACCGACCATTACCATCAAAACCAGCTTCCAAAAGGCGTCGAAAGCGTTCGGACTCAAAACCACCTCATCTTCCAACCAAAGTCTCGCCCGCTCCTGTTCGACGTATTCAATCGATTCCACGGCGTCCAAGTCTCGTAGGTCACGCATTTCGTACGCTCCATCGGCGTCCAACACGCTAGCAACGACCAGAAACTATCGCCAAACACCGCAGCGAGTAGTTGTGGGAAGTAGCTTCGATCGTGGAATAAAAACTCTCAAAACCAAGTCTCCTGCAGTGGGTATACAGCAGAGCGCCTACAGCCAGAGCATTGTTCAGCAGAAGGAAAACCTGCGTTCCGATGCCTTTTTCCAGAAGCTTTTCCTGCAGACATCTTCACCCAACTTCGACACGGACGAGAAGCCGCCGACAAGCGTACTAGAAAAGGCTCACCACTGGAACAAACTTACCTGTCGTTCGGAACCTTCGCTCAAACAATCGAACTACTATCTGACACAAGCGAAACCCGTATCGTCTTCCAAATTCAAAACCAAGGACAACCATGACAGCGCGAAAGTAGCGACAGAATATCAAACCGTCCGTCAGGTAGGTCCTGACGTGATCGAGCAAGTGCATCGGTTCGAATCGATGATGAAGCTGACGGAAGATCAGCCCGAGGATCAGCAAAACCAGTTTGGTTACGTGCGTGGACGACGGATGGAAATCGACTTCAGCTTTCATGAGCGTAGTCGCAGTGAGCCACCAGCGCAAACgatgaccaccaccaccaccaccacgaccagtACGACAATACAGGAAGAGCTGATCGGTACCGATTCTCCCAGGACGATTGTTGGACGCCGGTGCCAGATCGCCCAGCGCACGTCGCGATCTCCTTCCTGCCGCCGTATACAATATCTGAAAGGCAAAGAAGGGCAGGTGAAGAAAATCATTCGAGCACGCAGTCTGAGCGGCAACGCTGGACAGCGCGAACGAGGGGCAAAGTCGAAGGATGAGCTGGTGCGCAGCCATTCGCTAAATCTTAGCCAAGAACCATTGGTCTCCCGTAGCCGTTTTCGCGATCTGAACAATTTCTACAACAGCTTGGAGCGTCTCGGGCAGCTAGAGCGCGTCACTTCATCCTCATCTAACGATTTACGACCCTCGCGACGTACGCGCGAAGAAGAAATAATCGATTACGACCTCTGGAAGCGGGTGCGCGATCAAGAGAAGGCAGAGCGGGAGCTGAACCAACTGAAAAGCAAGCTGAAGCAAGATCAGCGCGAAAAGGATTTGTTCTTCTTACCACGCGATCCGGAAGACGTGCGCTGGAGAAGCGATCAGGACACAGGGCTGCGCAATCGTGAAAAATCGGTAGAGGATCTAAAGTGCATCCTGAACGAGCAGGCCCTCAACTTCGAGGATGCCAAACTGCGCGATCTGGAAAATCGAAAGGATTACTACAAACCACTGTGGCGCGGATCGTCCGTCATTGATGTGGCGTCTCATCTGGAGGAAAAGTATTCTACCACGGGCGAAAAACGGGACGAGCCTCAGTCGCTTGACATTATCAGCAGCAATCTGCTCAGCACGCTGTCCTTCGAGCAGATGAAGAAGCTGAAGAACCAGCTTAGTGAAATTTACAGCACCGGCACGCAGAAAGATCCGACAACGGTGTGCCGGGCCACCGCACAAGTGCACCAGCAAGAGGAATACGTTATCAACGTGCCGGAACGAGTCAGTAGACTCGAGACGCTGCTCAAGGTGCGTAGTCATTCGGTGCTTACACAGGACAAGATCAATGAAAGCCATCTTCGAACGCAAGTGACCGCCTTCGGGAAGAAATCGAGCGACAAAAGCGATCGAGTGTTGCCGAAGAAGTTTGAAAGCAACTCCCTACCTTCCAAGGCAGTCGACCGTGAGGCTCTCTCACGAACTCTTTGTCAAGAGTTGAAGGATAAGATTCTGGAGAAGCATCACACACTACCATCGATcggcaaaaagaagaaacatgcCCGACCCACAATTCTTACGACGGAAACGTCTCACTTCCTGTCGCTAGATAGTAATCTAAAAAAAGCCAGCGATACCAAACCTGCTCCCCAGCCTTCCCGCGACGTAGCACGTAAGGAACGCGAAAAGGAGTTCGAGGTGATCGTACGCAACGAGCCTTCAAAATCTTACTGCGATACGGAAAGCATTTCTTCCGAAACGTCCAACAAAACCGTCATCTTCCGCAGTCAATCGATGGCCCAAGCGGTCGACGTACCACCAGTGGAGGACATCAAAACCAAGATCAAATATTTTGAGGAAAAGCAAGCGATCGATGAAACGCCTACGGTCACAATTTATCATGCTCGCGAAGAttcgtccctttccgagaATGAGTCCGGGCCGCAGCGAGATGATGAACACGGCAAGACAATCGCTGCTAAAGGGACATGCAGTTCCATGATAACGCTTTCCCAATCGTTCACCGATCTGAAGGATCTGTTTGGAGAGAAGCGATCCGTGTCCTGCTCCACCTACACTGCCAGCACTTCCCAAGATTCGAAGCGAAGCTCGGCTCGAAAATTGTCCCCCAAGCGGTTCACTCTCCGCTCACGCAGCACCACCCCGGACTATGCCACCTGCATACAGACGGGCGAGGTGAAAAAGATCAAGGACAAGTTTGAAAGCTTGGACGTGAACATATGGCGCCAATCGGCAGCCACGTCTGCCAGCCCGGAACGTCAGTATCAGAGTGACTCGGAGCTAGGTCGCCACCCGTCCGGAGAGGACGAGAAGAAAACGAATGATGGCACGGGGATGCGACAGTGCAAAGCGGCGACAGGATCAACGATCGTGCGTCACCACGAGTCCGGAGACGTGTCCCGCATTACGCACAAATATGAAGCCCAGTCGGAACGTGCGCGGACCAGGAAGTCTCGCAAGGAACGCGTCATATCACCCATTCCTAAGAATCCCTTTCGCAAGGACGATCGCTTTATGCCGCACATAAACGTGATCAGCAAGACGGCTTCGCTCAAGCGAGAAATAAAGCCAACGCGAACTTCCAACACACATCAACCGGCGGCagctgcaaaacaacaaccggcCGCTGTGCTCCAGTCCGCCCAGTTGCCAAACGTATCCGCCGGCAGCAATCGGCGTAGTGCGTCCTCCGGTAGCGAAGAGTTCGAAAAGCTTAAAAGTAAGTTTGAATCGGGTGAGCAGCTTTCACTGCTCGGCAAGATGTACACCTCCGTGCCGGACATTCGTGAGTTGAAGGACATTTCGGGCTATCTGTCCGGCGCCTGGATTGCGCACCAGTTTCCCCGGCCGACCGACAATGCACGCTCGCTTGCCGCACCGGACCAATCGCCCCCGGGCAGACAGATCGTCCGCAAGGGATCGGCTCCGAGCCCGGATCGGTTCCACCGTCACCATTCTTTCCGCTTCCACACGCATCAGCCTGAGACGCTTCGCATGCACTCCTCACCTTCACCGCGACAGTCCTCCGACAGCAAGACGCGACACAAACGTAACGGTAGCGATGGTGTCGATGGTTTCCTTAAGCAATTTTACACGCCCGACGGTGGCGATACGCCGTACCACGATCAGAAGGATAGCTGGGAAAAGTCGAGATCGAGACGCCGTCTTGAAGTCGAAGCGCTCTGGAGAAAGATACAGGCAATGACGGGCAACACGCCGACCGCAGGGACGGACGTGCCGGTCGACAAACCGTCCGTTACATTCGAAG AGTCTCCGCGTCGCTACATTGAGAGCGATGTCAACATCCACTACAAAACGCCGATCCGGTTCGAGTACAAGGAGCCCATACCGGACGACGAGCTGGCCCACCGCCAGGCCGAGCATATGCGGCGCGTGTACCAGGAAGAGCGCCGCCGGAAGTACATGCACGAGCTAGAGGATCTGCACTCCCGGCGTCACATGGACAACATTTTGCCTTCACAGAAATCTCCCATCCCGCTGAACCGTTACGATGACTTTGCGGCCGACCTGTCCCCGAAGCCGCAAATCGTCCAGCAGCCCAAGACGATTGCGCGTGCGTTGTACAATTTTCAGGGCCAAAGTATACG